The Streptomyces sp. Alt3 genome has a segment encoding these proteins:
- a CDS encoding thioredoxin domain-containing protein, giving the protein MNRLAGVTSPYLLQHADNPVDWWPWSPEAFEEARRRGVPVLLSVGYASCHWCHVMAHESFEDPSVADYLNAHFVPVKVDREERPDVDAVYMEAVQAATGQGGWPMTVFLTAEAEPFYFGTYFPPEPRHGMPSFQQVLEGVAAAWTDRREEVAEVAGRIVRDLASRSLAAAEGGLPGEPELAQALLRLTRDYDEKHGGFGGAPKFPPSMVIEFLLRHHARTGAEGALQMAADSCAAMARGGIYDQLGGGFARYSVDREWVVPHFEKMLYDNALLCRVYAHLWRATGSDLARRVALETADFMVRELRTAEGGFASALDADSEDAQGRHVEGAFYVWTPAQLREVLGEEDAAYAAEYFGVTEEGTFEEGSSVLRLVLPGEAEHADDERIAGVRARLLAARELRSRPERDDKIVAAWNGLAIAALAETGAYFDRPDLVERATEAADLLVRVHMGDVARLCRTSKDGRAGDNSGVLEDYGDVAEGFLALASVTGEGAWLEFAGFLLDIVLQHFTGEDGQLFDTADDAEQLIRRPQDPTDNATPAGWTAAAGALLSYAAHTGSEAHRTAAEGALGVVGALGPKAPRFIGWGLAVAEALLDGPREVAVAGPVAGELHRTALLGRAPGAVVAAGEGPDAGSEFPLLVDRPQAGGAPTAYVCRHFVCEAPTTDTEELAAKLGG; this is encoded by the coding sequence CGACGCGGCGTCCCCGTGCTGCTCAGCGTCGGCTACGCCTCGTGCCACTGGTGCCACGTGATGGCCCACGAGTCCTTCGAGGACCCGTCCGTCGCCGACTACCTCAACGCGCACTTCGTCCCGGTGAAGGTCGACCGTGAGGAGCGGCCCGACGTCGACGCCGTGTACATGGAGGCCGTGCAGGCCGCGACTGGCCAGGGTGGCTGGCCGATGACCGTCTTCCTGACGGCCGAGGCCGAACCCTTCTACTTCGGCACGTACTTCCCGCCCGAGCCCCGCCACGGCATGCCCTCCTTCCAGCAGGTGCTCGAAGGGGTCGCGGCAGCCTGGACAGACCGTCGCGAGGAGGTCGCCGAGGTGGCCGGGCGCATCGTGCGCGATCTCGCGAGCCGGTCCCTGGCGGCCGCCGAGGGCGGCCTGCCGGGCGAACCCGAGCTGGCCCAGGCCCTGCTGAGGCTGACCCGCGACTACGACGAGAAGCACGGCGGCTTCGGCGGCGCGCCCAAGTTCCCGCCGTCCATGGTCATCGAGTTCCTGTTGCGCCACCACGCGCGTACGGGCGCCGAGGGCGCCCTGCAGATGGCCGCCGACAGCTGCGCGGCCATGGCACGCGGCGGGATCTACGACCAGCTCGGCGGCGGCTTCGCCCGCTACTCCGTGGACCGCGAGTGGGTCGTCCCGCACTTCGAGAAGATGCTCTACGACAACGCCCTGCTGTGCCGCGTCTACGCGCATCTGTGGCGCGCCACCGGCTCGGACCTGGCCCGCCGGGTGGCCCTTGAGACGGCCGACTTCATGGTGCGTGAGCTGCGGACCGCCGAGGGCGGGTTCGCCTCCGCGCTGGACGCCGACAGCGAGGACGCGCAGGGGCGTCACGTCGAGGGCGCCTTCTACGTCTGGACGCCCGCGCAGCTGCGCGAGGTGCTGGGCGAGGAGGACGCGGCGTACGCCGCCGAGTACTTCGGTGTGACCGAGGAGGGCACCTTCGAGGAGGGCTCGTCCGTCCTGCGTCTCGTGCTGCCGGGGGAGGCGGAGCATGCCGACGACGAGCGGATCGCCGGTGTACGGGCCCGGCTGCTCGCGGCCCGTGAGCTGCGGTCGCGTCCCGAGCGCGACGACAAGATCGTCGCCGCCTGGAACGGGCTGGCGATCGCCGCGCTCGCCGAGACCGGGGCGTACTTCGACCGCCCGGATCTGGTCGAGCGCGCCACCGAGGCCGCCGACCTGCTGGTACGGGTCCACATGGGTGACGTCGCCCGGCTCTGCCGCACCTCGAAGGACGGGCGCGCCGGGGACAACTCCGGGGTCCTGGAGGACTACGGCGACGTCGCCGAGGGCTTCCTCGCGCTGGCCTCCGTCACCGGGGAGGGCGCCTGGCTGGAATTCGCGGGCTTCCTGCTGGACATCGTGCTCCAGCACTTCACCGGGGAGGACGGGCAGCTGTTCGACACCGCGGACGACGCGGAGCAGCTGATCCGGCGCCCCCAGGACCCCACCGACAACGCCACCCCGGCCGGCTGGACCGCCGCGGCGGGAGCCCTGCTCTCCTACGCGGCGCACACCGGCTCCGAGGCACACCGCACGGCGGCCGAGGGGGCCCTCGGGGTGGTCGGGGCGCTCGGCCCGAAGGCGCCCCGGTTCATCGGCTGGGGGCTGGCGGTCGCCGAAGCCCTGCTGGACGGTCCGCGCGAGGTCGCCGTGGCCGGGCCGGTCGCCGGGGAACTGCACCGGACGGCGCTGCTGGGGCGGGCTCCCGGCGCGGTCGTCGCCGCCGGTGAGGGGCCGGACGCGGGCAGCGAGTTCCCGTTGCTGGTGGACCGGCCGCAGGCCGGAGGCGCACCGACCGCCTACGTCTGCCGGCACTTCGTTTGCGAGGCGCCGACCACGGACACGGAGGAGCTGGCCGCGAAGCTGGGCGGCTGA